The genomic interval CGACCAACTCACCTACAGCGAGTTCGTGTTCAGTTTGGAGAATCCCACCTGCTTCAACCTGCTCAAGGCCGATCCGCTGGAAGGCACGTTGATTCTCGACATCAACCCCTCGATTCTCTATCCCATCATCGATCGCCTCTTGGGCGGGGGAGTGGAGAACACCACGGTCGCCCGTCGCCCGCTCACTGAGATCGAGCTTGGTTTGGTCTCGCACATCACCGAGTTGTTCCTGAAAGAGCTGAAGCACGCTTGGGAGAACGTGGTCGCGCTGGAGCTCTCGGTTGCCCGCGTCGAAAGCAATCCGCAACTGGTGCAGATTGTCCCGCCCAATGAGGTGGTGGTGCTCGTCAGCTTCGAGGTCACTCTCGGCGACGTGCGCGGCATGATGAACCTCTGCATCCCGTACAACGCCTTGGAGCGCGTTGGCGGCAAACTCACCGCCAATAGCTGGGTGTCGTACAATCGCAAACATTCCACGCCCGAAACCATCGAGAACATCAGCCAGAATCTGCAAGGCTCCGTGATCGAATTGGCCGTCGAGCTTGCAGAAACGCGGATCACCACCAAAGACCTCATCGAACTCCGTGTCGGCGACGTCATCACCACCGCCAAAGACGTGCATAGTCCGCTGGTGGTCCGCATCCAAGGCCGGCCCAAGTTCTACGCCTCGCCCGGCGCTTTCAAGGGGCAAAAGGCGATGGAGATCCAGAGCGAAATCACCGATAGCGCGGTGCTGCTCAACAAGCGTCAAGGCTGAGCCATCGGCACGCGCTAGTCGTCGGCATCCTCGACCGCCGCCTCGCACGCTTCGCCAAATATCGCTAGCCCCCGCGCGATCTCTTCGCGCGTCACGCACAAGGCCGGGCAAAATCGTACCGCCGCCGCGCCGCACGGCACGAGCAGCAGTCCGCGCTCAAACGCCGCGTGAATTAATCTTCCACGCAGTTCAGCGTCGTTGACGCCATGGCGCCGCGCGTCGACTGCCAGCATCAATCCCAAGCCGCGAACCTCACCCAAGCAAGGCGAGCGACTGGCTAGCTCTTCCAGTCCGGCGCGCAGTTCTTGCCCTCGCTCGACGGCGTTTGCCAGATATTCCTGTTCGATCAAGTCGAGCGTCGCCAAAGCCGCCCGGCAACAGAGCGGATTGCCGCCAAAGGTCGAGGCGTGGCTCCCCGGTCCCCACGTCATCCAATCGGCCGTTGCGATCATCGCCCCCAGCGGCATCCCGCTCGCGATCCCCTTGGCCAGGCACACGATGTCTGGTTCCAGACCAAAGTGCTCCGCCGCGAACATCTTTCCGGTCCGACCGATACCTGTCTGCACCTCGTCCACAATCAAGGCGGCGCCATGCTCGCGGCTCACCGCGCGCAGCATCTCCAAAAATCGCGGTTCCGCGACTCGGTATCCTCCCTCTCCCTGTACAACTTCCACCACGATTGCCGCCAATTCGCTGGGCGGAAGCGCCCGTTGAAACAAATCGTCCAGTTCTGCCCGCGAGCAATTAAATGGTAGCCG from Pirellulales bacterium carries:
- the fliM gene encoding flagellar motor switch protein FliM, producing MPDDILSQAEVESLINTIETKHAQSAGAAARRPGPTAPKLREKVIPYDFKRPERVGKEQMRALQTLHEGFGRNFGASLSAMLRRLVEVKLTSVDQLTYSEFVFSLENPTCFNLLKADPLEGTLILDINPSILYPIIDRLLGGGVENTTVARRPLTEIELGLVSHITELFLKELKHAWENVVALELSVARVESNPQLVQIVPPNEVVVLVSFEVTLGDVRGMMNLCIPYNALERVGGKLTANSWVSYNRKHSTPETIENISQNLQGSVIELAVELAETRITTKDLIELRVGDVITTAKDVHSPLVVRIQGRPKFYASPGAFKGQKAMEIQSEITDSAVLLNKRQG
- a CDS encoding aminotransferase class III-fold pyridoxal phosphate-dependent enzyme, which produces MKRWHSSVTAPHLVTSLPGPKAVSWIARDDQVLSPSYTREYPLVAARGWECVIEDVDGNLFLDFTAGLAVTSTGHCHPEVVEAIRDQAERLIHMSGTDFYYTAEIELAERLARLAPGDQPKRVFFTNSGTEAVEAALKLARFATRRPRVLAFYGAFHGRTYGAMSLGGSKAVHQQGFDPLVPGVHRLPFNCSRAELDDLFQRALPPSELAAIVVEVVQGEGGYRVAEPRFLEMLRAVSREHGAALIVDEVQTGIGRTGKMFAAEHFGLEPDIVCLAKGIASGMPLGAMIATADWMTWGPGSHASTFGGNPLCCRAALATLDLIEQEYLANAVERGQELRAGLEELASRSPCLGEVRGLGLMLAVDARRHGVNDAELRGRLIHAAFERGLLLVPCGAAAVRFCPALCVTREEIARGLAIFGEACEAAVEDADD